A region from the Armatimonadota bacterium genome encodes:
- a CDS encoding G5 domain-containing protein, which yields MVFLKSPLRFVPCATALALGFAFLLPGARSAFGQTGGERSAHSAATVNTAAGEKKVTLREPIPYSTQRKATSALRSGCSRTLRAGVNGERIVVYREEYGAGGAVLRRVLLSSRVIRKPVAAIIQVGYKLELASRGYFSGRRVMIMRATTYDPFHCGGSGSGRTELGLRGGYGVVAVDPHFIPLGTRLYIEGYGYAVAADTGGAIKGNRIDLGIDSKHGANGIKDMNHARVHILD from the coding sequence ATGGTGTTTCTCAAGTCTCCTCTCCGTTTTGTTCCTTGCGCCACGGCGCTTGCGTTGGGGTTTGCATTTTTGCTGCCCGGCGCGCGTTCGGCGTTTGGACAGACGGGCGGGGAACGCAGCGCGCATTCCGCGGCTACGGTGAATACCGCAGCCGGCGAAAAGAAGGTGACGCTGCGCGAGCCAATTCCTTACTCCACCCAGAGGAAGGCGACATCGGCGCTTCGGAGCGGCTGCAGCCGCACATTACGCGCTGGTGTGAACGGTGAGCGAATCGTCGTTTATCGTGAGGAGTACGGGGCGGGAGGGGCCGTGTTGCGGCGCGTGCTGCTTTCATCCCGTGTGATTAGAAAACCGGTTGCAGCGATCATCCAGGTGGGTTACAAGCTTGAGCTAGCCTCTCGCGGGTACTTCTCTGGACGGCGGGTGATGATCATGCGAGCCACCACATACGACCCGTTTCACTGCGGCGGCTCCGGTTCGGGTAGAACCGAGCTGGGACTGCGCGGTGGATACGGCGTGGTCGCGGTGGATCCGCACTTCATCCCACTGGGTACTCGCCTCTACATCGAGGGCTACGGTTATGCCGTTGCCGCCGATACCGGTGGTGCCATCAAGGGCAACCGCATTGACCTGGGAATCGACTCGAAACACGGTGCAAACGGCATAAAAGATATGAACCATGCCCGTGTTCACATTCTGGACTAG